The following are encoded together in the Janthinobacterium sp. Marseille genome:
- a CDS encoding helix-turn-helix domain-containing protein, with translation MANADSPSQHEDELDPVKVTILRHLWEASQESDGKSWSLAKLSKRSCIPMSTLRRTLSEFEDAGIVEVSTHEDGRIFATLNATGIEIFPTLFSTQ, from the coding sequence ATGGCAAACGCGGATAGCCCATCGCAACACGAGGACGAACTGGATCCTGTCAAAGTCACCATCCTGCGCCACCTGTGGGAAGCGTCGCAAGAAAGCGATGGCAAATCGTGGTCGTTGGCCAAACTCAGCAAACGCTCATGCATACCGATGAGCACCTTGCGCCGCACCCTCAGTGAATTTGAAGATGCCGGCATCGTTGAAGTCAGCACACATGAAGACGGGCGCATCTTTGCCACGCTGAACGCGACCGGGATCGAAATCTTCCCGACGCTGTTCAGTACGCAATAA
- a CDS encoding YnfA family protein, whose product MFEIKTVALFVLTAIAEIVGCYLPYLWLRQGASIWLLVPAALALGIFVWLLSLHPEAAGRVYAAYGGAYVAVALAWLWVVDGIKPTNWDFVGVAVTLAGMGIILFAPRA is encoded by the coding sequence ATGTTTGAAATTAAAACCGTAGCACTATTCGTACTGACCGCGATCGCGGAAATCGTCGGCTGTTATCTGCCTTACTTGTGGTTGCGCCAGGGTGCTTCAATCTGGCTGCTGGTGCCGGCCGCACTTGCGTTGGGAATATTTGTCTGGCTGCTGTCCTTGCATCCGGAAGCCGCAGGCCGCGTGTATGCGGCATACGGCGGTGCCTATGTAGCAGTCGCACTGGCATGGCTGTGGGTGGTTGACGGCATCAAGCCGACCAATTGGGATTTCGTCGGTGTCGCCGTGACGCTGGCAGGCATGGGCATCATCCTGTTTGCACCACGCGCCTGA
- a CDS encoding hydroxymethylglutaryl-CoA lyase, with amino-acid sequence MNLAQSLPASVKIIEVGPRDGLQNEQQTISAETKIELVNRLSQAGFPNVEAASFVSPKWVPQMATSSEVMAGITRRPGTLYSALVPNMKGFEAALAAGVDEVVIFAAASEAFSQKNINCSIAESIARFRDVAQAAKQHHLRLRGALSCAFGCPYQGEVTADSVADVVRQLRELGCDEIDIADTIGVATPRHVQAVMQRAIGEFPIDRLSGHFHDTYGQALANIYASLEVGISIYHASVAGLGGCPYAKGATGNVATEDVLYMMQGFGIETGIDLDAVVDAGQFISEQLGRKAVSRAGNAIAAKRGAACG; translated from the coding sequence TTGAATCTTGCCCAGTCCCTGCCAGCATCCGTCAAGATTATCGAAGTCGGTCCGCGTGACGGTTTGCAGAATGAGCAGCAAACCATCAGCGCCGAGACCAAGATAGAACTGGTGAACCGCTTGTCGCAAGCAGGCTTTCCGAATGTGGAAGCGGCTTCTTTCGTCTCGCCGAAATGGGTGCCGCAGATGGCGACTTCATCCGAAGTGATGGCCGGTATTACGCGCCGTCCCGGTACACTTTATTCGGCGCTGGTGCCGAATATGAAAGGCTTCGAAGCCGCACTGGCAGCAGGCGTCGATGAAGTGGTGATCTTCGCGGCGGCATCGGAAGCTTTTTCGCAAAAAAATATCAATTGCTCGATCGCAGAATCGATAGCGCGCTTCCGCGACGTCGCGCAAGCGGCCAAGCAACATCATCTGCGTTTGCGTGGTGCCTTGAGCTGTGCTTTCGGCTGTCCGTATCAGGGCGAGGTGACAGCTGATAGCGTGGCTGATGTAGTGCGTCAGTTGCGTGAGCTGGGCTGTGATGAGATCGATATCGCCGACACCATAGGTGTGGCGACGCCGCGCCATGTGCAGGCAGTGATGCAGCGCGCGATAGGGGAATTCCCGATTGATCGTTTATCCGGTCACTTCCACGATACCTATGGACAGGCACTGGCGAATATTTATGCCAGTCTCGAAGTCGGCATCTCGATTTACCATGCGTCGGTCGCCGGCCTCGGTGGTTGCCCGTACGCGAAAGGTGCGACCGGCAATGTCGCCACCGAAGACGTCTTGTACATGATGCAGGGCTTCGGCATAGAAACCGGCATCGACCTCGATGCAGTGGTGGATGCCGGGCAATTCATTTCCGAACAGCTGGGGCGCAAGGCCGTCAGCCGTGCCGGCAATGCGATAGCGGCCAAACGCGGCGCAGCTTGCGGCTGA
- the bioB gene encoding biotin synthase BioB encodes MSSQPVTFQAPVAPIIPTAWPVDDVLALFNLPFNDLIFRAQTVHRENFDPTEVELATLLSIKTGGCPEDCGYCPQAARYDTGVTAQKILPLEEVLTAAREAKAHGATRFCMGAAWREPKDRDLEKVEEMVREVKAMGLETCATLGMLGEGQAEKLKNAGLDYYNHNLDTAPEFYSNVISTRDYQNRIDTLGRVRGAGIKVCCGGIVGMGESRLQRAGLIAQLCNMDPYPESVPVNNLVQVEGTPLHGTDPIDPLEFVRTVAVARITMPKARVRLSAGRREMGEAIQALCFVAGANSIFYGDKLLTTGNPEAMADQELLEKLGMHTRSTAIDARCDVTPS; translated from the coding sequence ATGTCGTCGCAACCAGTAACATTCCAGGCGCCTGTCGCACCTATCATTCCAACCGCATGGCCGGTGGATGATGTGCTGGCCTTGTTCAACCTGCCGTTCAACGATTTGATCTTCCGTGCGCAAACCGTGCATCGCGAAAACTTCGATCCGACGGAAGTCGAGCTGGCGACCCTGTTGTCGATCAAGACCGGCGGCTGCCCGGAAGATTGCGGCTATTGCCCGCAAGCTGCACGCTACGACACAGGCGTGACCGCACAAAAAATCCTGCCACTGGAAGAAGTGCTGACCGCTGCACGTGAAGCCAAGGCACACGGCGCGACCCGTTTCTGCATGGGTGCAGCATGGCGCGAACCTAAAGACCGCGACCTGGAAAAAGTCGAAGAGATGGTGCGTGAAGTGAAGGCCATGGGCCTGGAAACGTGCGCCACCCTCGGCATGCTGGGCGAAGGCCAGGCCGAGAAACTGAAAAACGCCGGTCTCGATTACTACAACCACAACCTGGATACCGCGCCCGAGTTTTACTCGAACGTGATCTCGACCCGTGATTACCAAAACCGTATCGACACGCTGGGCCGTGTACGCGGTGCCGGTATCAAGGTGTGCTGTGGCGGTATCGTCGGCATGGGCGAATCGCGTTTGCAACGCGCCGGCCTGATCGCGCAATTGTGCAATATGGATCCTTACCCTGAATCGGTGCCGGTGAATAACCTGGTGCAGGTTGAAGGTACGCCTCTGCATGGCACCGATCCTATCGATCCGCTGGAATTCGTGCGTACCGTTGCCGTAGCCCGCATCACTATGCCTAAGGCACGTGTGCGCCTGTCCGCCGGTCGCCGCGAAATGGGTGAAGCAATCCAGGCACTGTGCTTTGTTGCTGGTGCGAATTCGATTTTCTACGGCGATAAATTGCTGACCACCGGTAATCCGGAAGCGATGGCGGATCAGGAATTGCTGGAAAAACTCGGCATGCATACCCGCAGCACTGCAATCGATGCACGTTGCGACGTAACGCCTTCGTAA
- a CDS encoding TRAP transporter small permease subunit, whose product MTVQLFLNRVDRINTWAGKAASWLIMGLMLMICAEVFKRYLLNAPTAWIFDATNMLYGTLFMLGGAYTLAQNGHVRGDFLYSSMKPRTQATLDFILYFVFFIPGVLALCYAGWDYAGDSWRIQEHSTLTANGPPIYHFKAIIPLAGALMMLQGLAEIVRCVVCLKTGEWPPRLKDAEEIDVVEQQLANSEYVDEATRQDAIERAHSIEEAAKQRGMGDGAKL is encoded by the coding sequence ATGACCGTCCAACTTTTTCTCAACAGGGTAGACCGCATCAATACCTGGGCCGGCAAAGCCGCCTCCTGGTTGATCATGGGGCTGATGCTCATGATTTGTGCGGAAGTATTCAAGCGCTACCTGCTCAATGCACCTACGGCCTGGATTTTCGATGCCACCAATATGCTGTACGGCACACTCTTCATGCTCGGTGGTGCCTACACATTGGCGCAGAACGGCCACGTCCGCGGTGACTTCCTGTATAGCAGTATGAAGCCGCGCACCCAGGCCACGCTGGATTTCATCCTGTACTTCGTTTTCTTCATCCCCGGCGTGCTGGCACTCTGTTACGCAGGCTGGGACTATGCCGGCGACTCATGGCGCATCCAGGAACACTCGACCCTGACCGCCAACGGACCACCGATCTATCACTTCAAGGCCATCATCCCGCTGGCAGGTGCCTTGATGATGCTGCAAGGCCTGGCCGAAATCGTACGCTGCGTGGTGTGCCTCAAGACAGGGGAATGGCCGCCACGCCTGAAAGATGCTGAAGAAATCGACGTCGTCGAACAGCAACTTGCCAATAGCGAGTACGTCGATGAAGCAACCCGTCAGGATGCTATCGAACGTGCACATTCAATCGAAGAAGCGGCAAAACAACGCGGCATGGGCGATGGAGCGAAGTTATGA
- a CDS encoding TRAP transporter large permease subunit has protein sequence MSDPAMGMLMLGLIVVVILLGFPTAFTLMGLGTAFGFIAFYDPSQSWVHNKVFDLMVQRAYGAMTNDVLVSIPLFVLMGYVMERGALVDKMFYSFQLAFRRVPASLAVASLIVCTFWGIASGLVGAVVVLMGVIAFNPMLKAGYDTRLAAGVITAGGTLGILIPPSVMIIVFAAVAGESIVKLYAAAMLPGFFLAFLYLVYIIGWAMINPKIAPRLPESATHIPVEPWTTKLQEAYSKKMLPALLAAVAMPGKAMQIEVNGQKITYWKLFKNCLAVLMPLFMTVLTVWLVWWYVVIHQQPDEVEPTRPVAMETRQAPATESSDPNALAEAPLQELGGEQTAEADEDSSGGLQEMGDAELQASVPAHEYTGPPSGFYIYFSILCVVSAGLLIYYYWIMEAELFQLLKLLMSSTLPLATLTFLVLAVILFGITTATESAAVGAFGAFLLAIQARTLTWKKIKEAVFLTSKTTAMVCWLFVGSAIFSAVFAILGGQALVEQWVLSLDLTPLQFMLLSQAIIFVLGWPLEWTEIIVIFVPIFLPMLHHFDINPLLWGTLVFVNLQAAFLSPPVAMSAYYLKGVAPKHVTLNQIFAGMMPYMFIVIVCMVLMYLWPGMTLWLPEFLYGN, from the coding sequence ATGAGCGATCCGGCAATGGGTATGTTGATGCTGGGCCTGATCGTCGTCGTGATCCTGTTGGGCTTTCCGACTGCGTTCACACTGATGGGCCTCGGCACTGCTTTTGGTTTTATTGCGTTTTATGATCCGTCGCAATCCTGGGTACACAACAAGGTATTCGACCTGATGGTGCAGCGTGCTTATGGCGCGATGACGAATGATGTACTGGTCTCGATACCGCTATTTGTGCTCATGGGCTATGTGATGGAGCGAGGGGCGCTGGTGGACAAGATGTTCTACAGCTTCCAGCTCGCCTTCCGCCGGGTGCCGGCTTCGCTGGCTGTCGCCTCCCTGATCGTCTGTACCTTCTGGGGTATCGCCAGCGGCCTGGTCGGCGCGGTGGTGGTGCTGATGGGTGTGATCGCGTTCAACCCGATGCTGAAAGCAGGCTATGACACACGGCTGGCTGCCGGCGTCATTACCGCCGGCGGCACGCTGGGCATCCTGATCCCGCCTTCGGTGATGATCATCGTGTTTGCAGCCGTTGCGGGAGAGTCCATTGTCAAGCTGTACGCTGCCGCGATGCTGCCGGGCTTCTTCCTCGCCTTCCTGTATCTGGTCTACATCATAGGCTGGGCGATGATCAATCCGAAGATCGCGCCACGCCTGCCGGAAAGTGCCACGCACATCCCGGTCGAGCCATGGACCACCAAGCTGCAGGAAGCATATTCGAAGAAAATGCTGCCGGCCTTGCTGGCTGCAGTAGCCATGCCGGGCAAGGCGATGCAGATCGAAGTCAACGGCCAGAAAATCACTTACTGGAAGTTGTTCAAGAACTGTCTCGCAGTGTTAATGCCGCTCTTTATGACCGTGCTTACCGTATGGCTGGTGTGGTGGTATGTCGTCATCCATCAACAACCGGATGAAGTCGAGCCGACCCGTCCGGTGGCGATGGAAACACGGCAGGCGCCGGCAACGGAGAGCAGCGATCCGAATGCACTGGCGGAAGCACCGCTGCAGGAACTGGGTGGTGAGCAAACGGCGGAAGCGGACGAAGACTCTTCAGGCGGTTTGCAAGAGATGGGTGATGCCGAGCTGCAGGCTTCGGTACCGGCGCATGAATATACCGGCCCACCATCGGGCTTCTATATTTACTTCTCCATCCTGTGCGTAGTCTCGGCAGGTTTGCTGATCTACTACTACTGGATCATGGAAGCCGAACTCTTCCAGTTGCTGAAGTTGCTGATGTCTTCGACGCTGCCGCTGGCGACGCTGACCTTCCTGGTGTTGGCGGTGATCCTGTTCGGTATTACCACGGCAACGGAATCTGCAGCGGTCGGTGCTTTCGGTGCCTTCCTGCTGGCGATACAGGCACGTACCCTGACCTGGAAAAAGATCAAGGAAGCAGTATTCCTGACCTCCAAAACCACGGCGATGGTGTGCTGGCTGTTTGTCGGCTCTGCGATTTTTTCGGCCGTGTTTGCGATCCTGGGCGGACAGGCGCTGGTTGAGCAATGGGTGCTGTCGCTGGACCTGACGCCGCTGCAATTCATGCTGCTGTCGCAGGCTATCATCTTCGTCCTCGGCTGGCCGCTGGAATGGACCGAAATCATCGTGATCTTCGTGCCTATCTTCCTGCCTATGCTGCACCACTTCGATATCAATCCTTTGTTGTGGGGCACACTGGTCTTCGTCAACCTGCAGGCAGCCTTCCTGTCACCGCCGGTGGCGATGTCGGCCTACTATCTGAAAGGAGTGGCACCCAAGCATGTCACCCTCAACCAGATCTTTGCCGGCATGATGCCTTACATGTTCATCGTGATCGTCTGTATGGTCCTGATGTACCTGTGGCCGGGCATGACCTTGTGGCTGCCGGAATTCCTGTACGGGAATTGA
- a CDS encoding twin-arginine translocation signal domain-containing protein: protein MKKSHKQSQTPTSSRRKFLGTATTASAAAALSFPMISTAQTVTQMRFQSTWPSKDIFHEYAQDFAKKVNDMTGGELKIEVLPAGAVVPAFGLLDAVSKGTLDGGHGVMGYNYGKQSAIALWTSGPVFGMDANMVLSWHKYGGGKELLEKLYTSIGANVTSFLTGPMPTQPLGWFKKPITKKEDLQGLKFRTNGLAIDMFTAMGAAVNALPGGEIVSAMDRGLLDGAEFNNASSDRILGFPDVSKVCMLQSFHQSSEQFEISFNKTKYEALPPKMKAIIANAVEASSADMSWKAIDRYSKDYREMQTKDRVKFYKTPDAILQTQLTVWDDVVAKKGADNALFREVEASQRAFAERAMRWDMDTNNNRRMAFNHYFGPKKAAKS from the coding sequence ATGAAGAAGAGCCACAAGCAGAGTCAGACGCCTACCTCCTCACGCCGCAAATTCCTGGGCACCGCAACAACAGCAAGCGCAGCAGCCGCACTTAGCTTCCCGATGATTTCGACAGCGCAGACTGTCACCCAGATGCGCTTCCAGAGTACCTGGCCTAGCAAAGATATCTTCCACGAGTACGCACAGGATTTTGCGAAGAAGGTCAATGATATGACCGGCGGCGAACTCAAGATTGAAGTCTTGCCGGCCGGCGCAGTGGTACCGGCCTTCGGCCTGCTCGATGCGGTGTCGAAAGGTACACTCGATGGCGGCCACGGGGTGATGGGCTATAACTACGGCAAGCAAAGTGCTATCGCACTCTGGACTTCGGGTCCGGTGTTCGGCATGGATGCGAACATGGTGCTGTCCTGGCATAAATACGGCGGCGGCAAGGAGCTACTGGAAAAACTCTACACCTCCATCGGTGCCAACGTCACTTCCTTCCTGACCGGCCCTATGCCAACCCAGCCATTGGGCTGGTTCAAGAAACCGATCACCAAGAAAGAAGACCTGCAAGGCCTGAAGTTCCGTACCAACGGCCTCGCAATTGATATGTTTACCGCGATGGGCGCTGCAGTGAATGCACTGCCGGGCGGCGAGATCGTATCCGCAATGGATAGGGGCTTGCTGGACGGCGCTGAATTCAACAACGCCAGCTCGGATCGCATCCTCGGCTTCCCTGATGTCTCCAAGGTCTGCATGCTGCAGAGCTTCCATCAGAGTTCAGAGCAGTTCGAGATCAGCTTCAATAAAACCAAGTACGAAGCACTGCCACCGAAAATGAAAGCCATCATCGCGAATGCGGTGGAAGCTTCATCGGCAGACATGTCATGGAAAGCCATCGACCGTTATTCGAAAGATTACCGCGAGATGCAAACCAAAGATCGCGTCAAGTTTTACAAAACGCCAGATGCGATCCTGCAAACCCAACTCACGGTGTGGGACGACGTCGTCGCCAAGAAAGGTGCAGACAATGCACTCTTCCGCGAAGTAGAAGCCTCGCAACGTGCATTTGCCGAGCGTGCAATGCGCTGGGATATGGACACCAATAACAACAGGCGCATGGCCTTCAATCACTACTTCGGACCGAAAAAAGCGGCCAAGTCCTGA
- a CDS encoding GNAT family protein has protein sequence MSDINLVQINVHGKPQGKVGTLNDIARQVCAATTRLYADAGFVAPWCGYLAQKNGKLVGACAFKAPPTDGSVEIGYLTFPGFEGQGVATAMVRQLLQIARGGQPQLTLVAHTANEENASNAVLKKLGFRFEGVFEHPEDGQMWTWQLTNDQAVLEKQNV, from the coding sequence ATGTCTGATATCAATCTGGTTCAAATCAATGTGCACGGAAAACCGCAGGGCAAGGTCGGTACCTTGAACGACATTGCACGACAGGTATGTGCCGCGACGACGCGCTTATATGCTGATGCGGGCTTTGTCGCGCCGTGGTGCGGTTACCTCGCACAGAAGAACGGCAAGCTGGTCGGTGCATGCGCGTTCAAGGCACCACCGACAGATGGTTCGGTGGAAATCGGTTACCTCACCTTCCCCGGTTTTGAAGGACAGGGAGTGGCGACCGCGATGGTGCGACAATTGTTGCAAATCGCACGTGGCGGGCAGCCGCAGCTGACGCTGGTTGCGCATACGGCGAATGAAGAAAATGCATCGAATGCGGTACTGAAGAAACTGGGTTTCCGCTTTGAGGGTGTATTCGAGCATCCGGAAGATGGTCAGATGTGGACATGGCAACTGACGAATGATCAGGCCGTATTGGAAAAGCAGAATGTTTGA